The window GTTTAATTATACTCTGTATCTTTTTATAATCAATTTTTTCGTCACTAAACCATGTCCAATATGCTAAGTGATTTGAGTACAAAATATCATTAACAATTATGTTTTTGCCGGCAATGTTAAATCTATCAGCAACTACACCTGTTCCACCAAAAATATCTGCCACAGTGTTTACATTTATACAATTCTCATTAACAACCTTCCATATGAATTCTAATAATTTATATTTACTGCCTAAATATCTACGATTTTTGATATTCAATTTTATATCATTTTCAATTGGTAGAGACAGTTGCTTCTCTTTTTTTCTAATTACATTTGTTATTTCACTTACGTGTTGTTCAGTCCACATTCTCCAGCCTCTCCAATCTTTCTTAGGGGCAGAAATATCTCCAATTTTCACCCAATTGTAGAGTGTTTGCCTTGTTAGATTAAATTGTTCTAATAATTCTTTAGTACGTATTTGTTGGTTCATTTCCCCACCCCATTTACGCATCACCGCATCGTTCTATTTTTACTATTTCGATTATATCATCAACTAGAAGGCAATTAAACGTTTTTTTCTGTCGAATTTTAGAGAATGTTAATGGCATGCTTCATAAAAGCCATGATGTTATACTTTTAAAAAGATGAATCCTTTTTTGATATAAAGAACTTATGGAGGTAGTCATGGGATTTCCAAGGTTTGATGGTAATAAAGGAAGCAAAGGAGTAAATTTAGTAGAGAGAAAGGTTATAGAGGAGTTGGGCTGGATATTTAGAGAGCAGCCTACACAAGATTATGGAATTGACGGTCATATGGAAATCGTTGACGATGAATATGTAACTGGAAGACTTGTCGCTATTCAGATAAAAGCAGGAAAAAGTTATTTGAAAGAGGAAATAAGTACAGGGTTTGTATTTAGAGGTAAAATAGAACATTACAACTATTGGAACAACCATTCATTACCTGTTATTTTGATATTGTGTGACCTTGAAAATGATACTTGCTATTGGGAACAAATTAATAAAGATACTGTAGAATTAATCTCAGACACTAGTTGGAAAGTCACTGTTCCAAAGGAACAAATAATAAATCAAGAGTCCTTATCTAGTCTAAAATATATTGCCGAGAATACCACAGATTATGAAAGACGCTTAAATTCATTAGTTCTATCAAGAACTTGGATGGAGGAACTAATGAATGGAAATAAAGTAATTTTGGAATCAGACGAATGGATAAACAAAACATCTGGGAGAGGATCCTTAGTTTTGAAAGTTATAGAATCAGATACGGAATATGAGAAAGTTGTCCTGAACTGGCCAATGGTATTCTTCCCTTTCGAAAGTTATGAAGATGTATTTCCAGAATTGTTTCCTTGGGCAAATTTCTCAGTTGATGAAGATTTTTATGAAGAATATGATGAAGCAGAATTACTTGCCGATAATGCTGTTTGGGATAAGGAAGAAGGAGAGTACATAGTATTTGGAGATATACAAGAGTGGAAACAGGAACGCACTGATATTAGACCTTATGCTATTCTTTCTGGGGAAGTAGCATCTTATCGACTATACTTAAGTCTCAATGAACTTGGGAGTTCGTTTTTACTCTTAGACAACTATCTAAGAAATGGGTTTGAGAAAAGGGACTCTGAAAAAAACAATAATAAACACGATAATTGGTTTTAATAAATGACTATTCTCTGTTCTGGGAATAGTCTTAATTTCTTTTTGATACTGAGATCCCATAGTTCATAACCCATTTTAAACCTACCTAAAGGCTCTATTTTGCAAAGTTTTATTAAGCCAGCACCTAAATGTGTGTTATGTAATTTAAAATTGATTCTAGGGCTATTTTAAAGCCCATTTTATGCATATTCGGGACAGGCTTCGTCTTTTGTTAATTCTCTTTCCAAAAATTAAATAAAAAAAGACAAAGCCCTCACAAAAAAGGCTTTTAATTAAAGTTCTAAAATAGAAGGAAATCTAATTGTGAAATAAAACATTTTACCAATCACCTATTTTATCTAATTTTGAAAATGCCTCAGAATTTACTACAAGTTTTCCTTCACTCTTATTAATTAAGTTAAAACCAACAAGATATACATTAATTCTACTCATTTGAACTCTATTTGTATGTTTTGCTCTCTTTCCATATCTTTCTTCATATAGGGCTACCCATTCATTAAATAAATCTTTATTATATTTTGGCGCATTCTTATGAATTAGGTATAAAAGTTCTAAAAATCCAAAGTAACTATAAATAAAACCTTTAGATAAATAACTTATATCTTTAGTTTGCAGGTAATTTTCACTCATATTAGTCAATTTAACTATCTTATTACTTTGCCTTAGTAGATTTGCTCTTTCTAATATA of the Bacillus tuaregi genome contains:
- a CDS encoding DUF4365 domain-containing protein, coding for MGFPRFDGNKGSKGVNLVERKVIEELGWIFREQPTQDYGIDGHMEIVDDEYVTGRLVAIQIKAGKSYLKEEISTGFVFRGKIEHYNYWNNHSLPVILILCDLENDTCYWEQINKDTVELISDTSWKVTVPKEQIINQESLSSLKYIAENTTDYERRLNSLVLSRTWMEELMNGNKVILESDEWINKTSGRGSLVLKVIESDTEYEKVVLNWPMVFFPFESYEDVFPELFPWANFSVDEDFYEEYDEAELLADNAVWDKEEGEYIVFGDIQEWKQERTDIRPYAILSGEVASYRLYLSLNELGSSFLLLDNYLRNGFEKRDSEKNNNKHDNWF